In Candidatus Schekmanbacteria bacterium, the genomic window GCGCATCAGGTTTAAGGCGGACTTCAAGAATATGGCGCCATTCTCTGAAATTTGCAGTTATGACTATTTCACTTTTGACTGCGTTAGGCAGAACAAAACGGGCATCTTCATTTTTTATACCCATATCCTGCAATGTTTTATAAGCATTCTTGATTGTTTCCATTGTCTCTATAAAAACCTTATGTGCTTCAGGTTTGGAAGAAATGGAGTAAGGCTCGACATAATCAAAATTTTTTTCACTTACATATCTTTGCGATTGCTGTGAAAAAGCGCAAAGTCTATGCCTTACAAGTTGATGAGTAAAAGCCCGAGAGCCCCCTTTAATCCGGAAGGTTGCAGATGCATGTTCAAGAACAGATAAGTGTCCCCGTCTAATGAGCATCTGAATGAATTTCTTTTCACTGTCAGGTGTTTTTTTATCAAATGAGAGATAACAGGTTCTTCCAGCATCCTCGATAACCTTCTCTGCATTATCGGTTATGCTCACCAATTCAACTCGGGGATTAAAGCCTTTCATATC contains:
- the thyX gene encoding FAD-dependent thymidylate synthase; protein product: MNLMEDMKGFNPRVELVSITDNAEKVIEDAGRTCYLSFDKKTPDSEKKFIQMLIRRGHLSVLEHASATFRIKGGSRAFTHQLVRHRLCAFSQQSQRYVSEKNFDYVEPYSISSKPEAHKVFIETMETIKNAYKTLQDMGIKNEDARFVLPNAVKSEIVITANFREWRHILEVRLKPDAQWEIKEICLRILDILKSKAPSVFGDLPNSK